A stretch of the Duncaniella dubosii genome encodes the following:
- a CDS encoding PDDEXK nuclease domain-containing protein has translation MAKEAIIRQDTADYNAAVQTIKEAILRSQYQAAKLVNREMLSLYYGIGRYISANSREGFWGTGAIKTISERLRKELPGLKGFSQTNLKYMRIFYEEWSPIIEAKNHKSSAVADKINTDSLLPVKSSTTADDLERFLNLSFSHHIIILAEEKNIEKRWKYISLAIENKWDKRFLKTQIKENVADKYGAMPSNFGVTIKDSRDAIKALNMFKDEYLLDFINTEEIGIRDLADIDERVVEQEIIHNIKKFIMTFGRDFAFVGNQYHLKAFSEDFFPDLLFFNRELNCLVVVELKTGDFKPGYLAQLMTYLRILDDKVKKPHENPSIGIVLCKNANKDFVEYVIQDYAKPMGVATYRLSEEMPEKLREALPDVEELKKLL, from the coding sequence ATGGCAAAGGAAGCAATTATACGACAAGATACAGCAGATTATAACGCGGCTGTTCAGACAATAAAAGAAGCGATTCTTCGCAGTCAGTATCAGGCTGCGAAGTTGGTCAACCGGGAAATGCTGTCTCTATACTATGGTATAGGCCGGTATATCTCAGCGAACTCTCGTGAGGGCTTCTGGGGAACTGGAGCCATAAAAACTATCTCAGAGCGACTTCGCAAGGAGCTGCCGGGACTAAAGGGCTTTTCTCAGACCAATCTCAAATACATGAGAATTTTTTATGAGGAATGGTCGCCAATTATTGAAGCCAAGAACCATAAATCGTCAGCCGTGGCTGACAAAATTAACACAGACTCTCTTTTGCCTGTTAAATCGTCAACCACGGCTGACGATTTGGAAAGATTTCTCAATTTAAGTTTCAGCCACCATATTATAATCTTGGCAGAAGAAAAGAATATTGAAAAGCGTTGGAAATATATCAGTCTGGCAATTGAAAATAAATGGGATAAGCGTTTCCTTAAAACACAAATAAAGGAAAATGTTGCCGATAAGTATGGGGCTATGCCATCAAACTTTGGCGTAACAATCAAGGACAGCCGCGATGCAATCAAAGCACTCAACATGTTTAAGGATGAATACCTTCTTGACTTTATCAATACTGAGGAAATCGGCATAAGAGATCTTGCAGATATCGATGAGCGAGTTGTGGAACAAGAGATAATCCACAATATCAAGAAATTCATAATGACCTTCGGTCGTGATTTTGCGTTCGTCGGAAACCAATATCATCTTAAGGCATTTTCAGAAGACTTCTTTCCCGACCTATTGTTTTTCAATCGAGAACTGAACTGTCTGGTCGTTGTGGAGCTTAAGACCGGAGATTTCAAACCCGGTTATCTTGCCCAGCTTATGACATATCTTCGCATTTTGGATGATAAGGTGAAAAAGCCGCACGAGAATCCCTCGATCGGCATAGTGTTATGCAAGAACGCTAATAAAGACTTCGTAGAGTACGTTATTCAGGATTATGCCAAGCCTATGGGCGTAGCAACATATCGTCTCAGTGAGGAAATGCCGGAAAAATTGCGCGAGGCACTGCCGGATGTTGAAGAGTTAAAGAAATTACTCTGA
- a CDS encoding efflux RND transporter permease subunit translates to MAQQSTPQNSVPKPLAKPSPIVLAGMKYSKEIILITCIFIAFGIYALKVMDKNEFPSFTIREGVVGAVYPGASVEQIEQEVLKPLEDYVFSYKEVNKKKTHSQVSGSTAIIFVELDDDVDDADSFWNEFKIGMEAEKLKLPPGVLGVETLSDFGETSALLITMQSKDKTYRELGEYMDALKDRLRTIESVGTMSVTGKQTEQIAVYFNPEKLQHYALSEKTVGATLLAQGFQTTGGALRNGSYTQPIIVARPVNSVADVANMVVFSSPDGSVVRLGDVAEVKKEYPEPDSYITNNFDKCILLSVGMKDGYNIVEMGKEVDAQLEKARAEMPESVTLFKITDQPVVVNSSVNYFLVELLIAIIAVVVVIMILLPLKVALIAAATIPVSIFISLGLFYAFDIELNTVTLACLIVSLGMIVDNSVVIIDDYVELISEGMDHMSATLRSGTEFFKAIFSATLAISVTFFPFLLTVTGMFRDFLTDFPWGMTIILFVSLMIAELLVPFIQYKLIKEPIYKEQQEALASGKKKFSFFNSMQKGYDILIGWCFKWPKTTILLGVLCVIISAWMFISTPLQLMPIAERNQFAVEIFLPQGTSVERTTLVADSLERILAADERVVSIASFHGCSSPRFQATYAPQVGGSNFAQFIVNTKSNQATIDVLNEYTGKYESWFPDAFVRFKQLSYSTADYPIEIRFTGADEATLRSVCDSMLQVARRVPGLRNVRSSLDNPMAAAVINPDVTRASRLGLNSVLLETTLAMRYSSGLPVATVWEGDYGIPVTLKTKTSDRATVEDLVNEPMPVIGFGDVPLSQIADVRPEWHPGMLTRYSGVPSVSLIAEVQRNVNVIDRTEALMDSISHYDIPADVELTRGGEWDNTMSTLPQILGGLAIAVVIIFFILLLHYAAADTALLLLGCLLLCIPGAAAGLRIQSTDLSLTCVLGLVSLMGILVRNAIVLLDYAEELRNDGESVFDAVFNASKRRMRPIFLTSAAATMGVLPMVMGDSALWKPMGVVIFWGTPITMIFILTVIPVAYCLMKNRKKNAGKPLDEPLETHLL, encoded by the coding sequence ATGGCACAGCAATCAACTCCACAAAATTCCGTACCGAAACCATTGGCAAAACCTTCGCCTATCGTTTTGGCAGGAATGAAATACAGCAAAGAAATTATACTTATAACCTGTATTTTCATCGCTTTCGGAATCTATGCTCTGAAAGTGATGGATAAAAACGAGTTTCCGTCATTTACTATCAGAGAGGGAGTAGTCGGAGCAGTTTATCCCGGCGCTTCTGTCGAACAGATTGAACAGGAAGTGTTGAAACCTCTCGAGGATTATGTGTTTTCCTACAAAGAGGTCAACAAGAAGAAAACCCATTCGCAGGTTTCCGGCAGCACTGCAATAATTTTTGTAGAGTTAGACGATGATGTTGACGATGCTGACAGCTTCTGGAATGAGTTTAAAATCGGAATGGAAGCTGAAAAGCTCAAACTTCCGCCGGGAGTGCTCGGGGTCGAGACTCTAAGTGACTTTGGCGAGACATCGGCGTTGCTTATAACCATGCAGAGCAAGGATAAGACATATCGTGAACTCGGTGAGTACATGGATGCTCTAAAGGACCGTCTGCGGACAATCGAGAGCGTGGGGACAATGTCGGTCACAGGTAAGCAGACCGAACAGATAGCCGTGTATTTCAATCCTGAAAAGCTCCAGCACTATGCTCTGTCGGAGAAAACCGTCGGTGCTACTCTTCTCGCGCAAGGATTCCAGACAACAGGCGGTGCACTTCGAAACGGCAGCTATACACAGCCGATAATTGTCGCGCGTCCTGTAAATTCAGTTGCAGACGTGGCCAATATGGTTGTGTTCAGCTCTCCTGACGGTAGTGTTGTCCGCCTCGGAGACGTGGCCGAAGTCAAAAAGGAATATCCAGAGCCTGACAGTTATATTACGAATAACTTTGACAAATGTATATTGCTGAGTGTTGGGATGAAGGATGGCTACAATATCGTCGAGATGGGCAAGGAGGTTGACGCGCAGCTTGAAAAAGCCCGCGCTGAGATGCCGGAATCTGTCACGCTGTTCAAGATAACGGATCAGCCTGTGGTCGTCAACAGCTCGGTAAACTATTTTCTTGTGGAACTGCTGATAGCCATAATCGCAGTGGTGGTCGTAATCATGATTCTTCTTCCTCTGAAAGTTGCGCTCATTGCCGCTGCCACTATCCCTGTGTCGATATTCATTTCACTTGGATTGTTCTATGCGTTTGACATCGAGCTTAATACTGTGACTCTCGCCTGTCTGATTGTCTCGCTTGGAATGATTGTGGATAATTCAGTTGTGATTATCGATGATTATGTCGAATTAATCTCTGAGGGAATGGACCACATGTCGGCGACGCTTCGTTCAGGGACGGAGTTCTTCAAAGCTATCTTTTCGGCTACACTTGCTATTTCGGTTACATTCTTTCCATTTCTTTTGACTGTCACCGGCATGTTCAGGGACTTCCTGACTGATTTCCCTTGGGGTATGACTATAATTCTCTTTGTCTCTCTCATGATAGCGGAGCTCCTCGTCCCATTCATCCAGTACAAGCTGATAAAAGAACCCATATATAAGGAACAGCAGGAAGCGCTTGCGTCGGGAAAGAAAAAATTCAGTTTTTTCAATTCCATGCAGAAAGGCTATGACATTCTGATCGGATGGTGTTTCAAATGGCCTAAGACCACTATACTTCTTGGTGTATTATGTGTAATCATAAGCGCATGGATGTTCATTTCCACTCCACTCCAGCTTATGCCCATCGCCGAGCGCAACCAGTTTGCCGTCGAAATATTCTTGCCTCAGGGAACTTCTGTCGAACGCACGACTCTGGTTGCGGATTCGCTTGAACGCATCCTTGCCGCAGATGAGAGGGTTGTGTCGATCGCTTCGTTTCACGGCTGCTCCTCGCCACGTTTCCAAGCGACATACGCCCCGCAGGTCGGTGGATCGAATTTTGCCCAGTTCATTGTCAATACCAAGAGCAATCAAGCTACGATTGATGTGCTTAACGAATATACCGGGAAGTATGAGAGCTGGTTTCCGGACGCATTTGTACGATTCAAGCAACTCAGTTACTCTACGGCCGACTATCCTATTGAAATTCGTTTCACCGGGGCTGACGAGGCTACTCTCCGCAGTGTCTGTGACTCGATGCTTCAGGTCGCCCGGCGTGTCCCGGGACTGAGAAATGTGAGGTCGTCACTTGACAATCCTATGGCTGCAGCTGTGATTAATCCGGACGTGACACGCGCATCCCGTCTGGGGCTAAACAGTGTGCTGCTCGAAACCACTCTTGCCATGCGTTACAGTTCCGGTCTGCCTGTCGCTACAGTATGGGAAGGTGATTATGGTATCCCTGTCACGTTAAAGACTAAAACATCTGACCGTGCGACGGTTGAAGATCTTGTCAATGAACCTATGCCGGTGATTGGTTTCGGCGATGTCCCACTGAGTCAGATTGCAGATGTCAGACCCGAATGGCATCCCGGCATGCTCACCCGTTACAGTGGTGTGCCTTCGGTATCGCTGATAGCCGAGGTGCAGCGCAATGTCAATGTGATTGACCGCACAGAGGCATTGATGGACAGTATCAGCCATTATGATATTCCAGCTGATGTCGAACTTACCCGTGGTGGAGAATGGGATAACACTATGAGCACTCTTCCCCAGATTCTCGGCGGATTGGCTATAGCGGTGGTGATAATATTCTTTATCCTGCTTCTGCATTATGCAGCGGCTGATACGGCACTCCTGTTGCTGGGCTGTCTATTGCTTTGTATTCCCGGTGCGGCTGCGGGTTTGCGTATTCAATCTACTGATTTGTCTCTGACCTGTGTGCTTGGATTGGTTTCCCTGATGGGTATACTTGTCAGAAATGCGATTGTCCTTCTTGACTATGCCGAGGAGCTACGCAACGATGGCGAAAGTGTGTTTGATGCGGTGTTTAACGCTTCAAAACGACGTATGCGCCCGATTTTTCTGACTTCAGCCGCGGCTACTATGGGTGTCCTCCCGATGGTAATGGGCGACAGCGCTTTATGGAAACCTATGGGTGTCGTGATTTTCTGGGGTACACCGATTACAATGATATTCATTCTCACAGTAATCCCCGTGGCCTACTGCCTGATGAAGAACCGTAAGAAGAATGCGGGCAAGCCACTTGACGAACCGCTCGAAACCCATTTGCTTTAG
- a CDS encoding helix-turn-helix transcriptional regulator has product METKVERQKLNRIKAVLAETGHTGKWLAEQLGKDPVTVSKWCTNTSQPDLYTLKNISELINTKMSELLIDK; this is encoded by the coding sequence ATGGAGACAAAAGTTGAACGACAGAAACTAAACAGAATAAAAGCAGTATTAGCCGAAACCGGCCACACCGGCAAATGGCTCGCCGAACAATTAGGCAAAGACCCCGTCACAGTCTCCAAGTGGTGCACCAACACCTCCCAACCAGACTTATATACTTTAAAAAATATTTCTGAGTTGATTAACACCAAAATGTCTGAACTTCTAATAGATAAATAA
- a CDS encoding nuclease-related domain-containing DEAD/DEAH box helicase — protein MAIISHDYKDLDMLESIIVKNDGTPLHGEIDMYRRIYNDCQKSNLLWHFWHDLRLPLSINSQSEIQIDFLLACAYGILIVEVKGGQVGIEDGKFYFIMDGEHYMNRSPFTQADDYKFAIINNNILPSGVFVATACAFPHTNMPSTNSASILDLKYKLWTEAEQLSSKCSFAEFALDVIYKERQMKNWGDIFMSDKELSIAVFPFSQNRPTSWNYSEENYATIVNWLEVQNLEVFRAIQQNKRIIMEGGPGTGKTTIAKAFIRKYKNLKGVYLCWNNLLASKIKHDIDIANIKNCQVDQYISFISKLSTGKDTINFEDFQGSPNSVRTKINEVVKAYRKREGFYPFDFIIVDEAQDIFDKGIKEVINTLTSVDSRGLSNGRYLVFYDTEQGYRNDDRQLKVFANEISDFGAHYILNENKRVPSNKCLVHCANKILHAESYEVRSIIDDFSLSDPSCIKVIRCATYREGIRLLKNIYSRAKSNKSIDDYVLLSSSTLRYGIDSFYDRLADIEWIKELTPRNLPLQSENISLTTILSYKGLENKHIILLLDNDKVSDKYELYIGMSRAILDVEIIYLKK, from the coding sequence ATGGCTATTATATCTCACGATTATAAGGATCTAGACATGTTAGAGTCTATCATAGTAAAAAATGATGGGACACCTCTGCATGGTGAAATTGATATGTATCGGAGAATATACAATGATTGCCAAAAAAGTAATTTGTTATGGCACTTTTGGCACGACTTGAGATTGCCCTTATCCATTAACTCACAATCAGAAATCCAGATAGATTTTTTGTTGGCTTGTGCATATGGTATACTAATAGTAGAGGTCAAGGGAGGTCAGGTCGGCATAGAAGATGGCAAATTTTACTTTATCATGGATGGGGAGCATTATATGAACAGGTCCCCATTTACCCAAGCAGATGATTACAAGTTCGCTATTATAAACAATAACATTCTCCCGAGTGGTGTATTCGTGGCTACAGCCTGTGCATTCCCACATACCAACATGCCGTCAACAAATAGTGCATCCATTCTTGATTTAAAATATAAACTTTGGACTGAGGCAGAACAACTATCCTCAAAATGCTCTTTCGCAGAATTTGCATTAGATGTTATATACAAGGAACGGCAAATGAAGAACTGGGGAGACATTTTTATGTCTGACAAAGAATTGTCTATTGCAGTATTTCCCTTTTCTCAAAACAGACCAACATCCTGGAATTATTCTGAAGAGAACTATGCTACTATAGTTAATTGGCTTGAGGTTCAAAACCTTGAGGTTTTCCGCGCCATTCAACAAAACAAAAGAATTATTATGGAGGGAGGCCCTGGAACGGGTAAAACTACGATTGCAAAAGCATTCATTCGAAAATATAAAAACTTAAAAGGAGTCTACCTATGTTGGAATAACCTCCTTGCATCTAAAATTAAACACGACATAGATATCGCAAACATAAAGAACTGTCAAGTAGATCAATATATCTCTTTCATCTCAAAACTATCTACGGGGAAGGATACCATAAATTTTGAGGATTTTCAAGGATCACCCAATAGTGTCCGGACTAAAATTAATGAAGTTGTAAAAGCCTACCGGAAACGAGAAGGTTTCTACCCCTTTGATTTTATCATCGTAGATGAGGCACAAGATATATTTGATAAGGGAATCAAGGAAGTAATCAATACACTAACATCAGTTGATTCGCGAGGATTATCCAATGGTCGATATCTGGTCTTTTATGACACAGAGCAAGGTTATAGAAATGATGATCGTCAATTGAAAGTATTTGCAAATGAAATCTCTGATTTTGGCGCACATTACATATTAAACGAAAACAAAAGAGTCCCATCCAATAAATGTCTGGTTCATTGTGCTAATAAAATCCTACATGCTGAATCATACGAGGTTCGCAGCATCATTGATGATTTCTCATTGTCAGATCCTTCGTGCATTAAGGTTATTAGATGTGCTACCTACCGTGAGGGAATTCGTCTTCTTAAAAATATTTACTCAAGAGCCAAATCTAATAAATCCATTGATGACTATGTGTTGTTATCTTCGTCAACTTTACGATACGGGATTGATTCGTTCTATGATAGGTTAGCTGACATTGAGTGGATAAAAGAACTGACACCGAGAAACCTACCATTGCAAAGTGAGAATATATCATTAACAACCATATTGTCATATAAAGGCCTGGAAAATAAGCATATCATTCTTCTCCTAGACAATGATAAAGTGAGCGATAAATATGAACTATATATTGGAATGTCAAGAGCCATTCTTGATGTTGAAATCATTTATTTAAAGAAATGA
- a CDS encoding helix-turn-helix domain-containing protein, giving the protein MSKSQLNSAPTSLMLMIPQEEWQSLHEKLDRLIEIVEKTQIGSPGKDWFESDEVREILGISPKTWQNYRDQRLIPFSQIGRKIYVSRADLDAFLRSHRIGTRK; this is encoded by the coding sequence TTGAGTAAATCTCAGTTAAACTCCGCCCCGACATCGCTCATGCTTATGATTCCGCAGGAGGAGTGGCAATCACTGCATGAGAAACTCGACCGTCTCATTGAGATAGTCGAGAAAACCCAGATTGGAAGCCCCGGCAAAGACTGGTTTGAATCCGACGAAGTCCGCGAAATCCTCGGCATATCCCCCAAGACGTGGCAAAACTACCGCGACCAACGCCTCATCCCCTTCTCCCAGATAGGTCGCAAAATCTACGTCAGCCGCGCCGACCTCGACGCCTTCCTCCGCTCGCATCGGATAGGCACTCGGAAGTGA
- a CDS encoding site-specific integrase, whose translation MATFRFELNGRPTRNKTYVVYLRVTVGGKRKLIKTMVEIARPCDFNAKCKGENWIRGGVRDAKVLNAQLADILAKAKETYKELDKEGEVTTVALAKEMNTEVVSPSFMAFARERAQMIYDNGGWRNWRKYCGLINKLDAFRKKRRMADITVADMTVELLTRFDNFLHKWENEREPGKLLHPNTIEVQFNILRTLVHRAIEVGIMEASKDPFLVFKYKGIKTIKEKLDDSEMERIINLELENGSLIWHCKNYFLFSYYCAGIRAADLIQLRWGNVTASGRLHYQMGKNHKERDLLLVEQAIEILRHYQREDEKATDYIFPLLSNDAEYAGYVTQADKDRMRPELRHKMYQDISSKNALINKYLKKIAEKAEIEKPLSMHISRHSFAHIAQESGAESSAIKNILGHSNLATTERYMGSFDTSKTDETLRNVFAKKQSSATATEESGATKEEQAIELLKSMTPEQIMAVISAINK comes from the coding sequence ATGGCGACATTCAGATTTGAACTCAACGGACGACCGACCAGGAACAAGACGTACGTGGTGTATCTTCGTGTGACGGTAGGCGGCAAAAGAAAACTTATCAAGACGATGGTCGAGATTGCCCGTCCATGCGATTTTAATGCAAAATGCAAAGGTGAGAATTGGATACGTGGCGGTGTCCGCGACGCAAAGGTGCTCAATGCACAGCTGGCTGATATTCTCGCCAAGGCGAAGGAAACGTATAAGGAACTCGACAAGGAGGGTGAGGTCACGACCGTCGCGCTTGCCAAGGAGATGAACACAGAGGTTGTTTCTCCTTCATTCATGGCTTTTGCGCGCGAGCGGGCTCAGATGATATACGATAATGGAGGCTGGCGCAACTGGCGTAAGTATTGCGGGCTTATCAATAAGCTGGATGCATTCCGAAAGAAGCGCCGTATGGCTGACATTACTGTTGCCGACATGACGGTTGAGCTACTGACTCGCTTTGACAACTTCCTCCATAAATGGGAAAATGAGCGCGAGCCGGGAAAACTATTGCATCCAAACACTATCGAAGTGCAGTTCAATATCCTTCGCACGCTCGTTCATCGCGCTATTGAGGTCGGTATAATGGAGGCTTCAAAAGATCCGTTCCTCGTATTCAAATACAAGGGTATAAAGACCATCAAGGAAAAACTTGATGACTCGGAAATGGAGCGTATCATCAATCTGGAATTGGAGAACGGTTCGCTGATATGGCACTGCAAGAATTATTTCCTATTCAGCTATTACTGTGCCGGAATCCGAGCTGCAGACCTGATTCAGTTGCGATGGGGCAACGTCACCGCCTCCGGAAGATTGCATTACCAGATGGGCAAGAACCATAAGGAGCGTGACCTTCTTCTCGTTGAGCAGGCTATTGAAATCCTGCGTCATTATCAGCGGGAAGATGAAAAGGCAACGGACTATATTTTTCCACTGCTCTCAAATGATGCCGAATACGCCGGATATGTGACGCAAGCCGACAAAGACAGAATGCGCCCGGAACTGCGCCACAAGATGTATCAGGATATTTCATCAAAGAATGCCCTTATCAACAAATATCTCAAAAAGATTGCGGAGAAAGCTGAGATAGAGAAACCACTGTCAATGCACATCAGCCGTCACTCGTTCGCTCATATAGCGCAGGAGTCAGGAGCCGAGTCATCAGCCATCAAGAATATCCTCGGTCATAGCAACCTCGCCACAACCGAACGATATATGGGTAGCTTCGACACCTCCAAGACCGATGAAACTCTACGCAACGTCTTCGCCAAGAAACAATCCTCGGCAACAGCGACGGAGGAATCAGGGGCGACAAAAGAAGAGCAAGCCATCGAATTGCTAAAGAGTATGACCCCGGAACAAATCATGGCCGTGATTTCAGCAATCAACAAATAA
- a CDS encoding plasmid mobilization protein, with the protein MAFVETPKAGCAFSLKIGIHMDEQGMLQGTRNKTGASQPLLSEGMVSSKVGNPFQRLRHFSATKSAIPSLIFMGKYSNNGGRRPKADPSVNRYVVRFNAEENARFLSMFELSRAINKAAFIKNFLFQKPFKVFVVDENTRIFINQLSSLNALYRTYGVSYDTLVKTLRENFSKKKCNAAIERPREATMRLVSVCLDIQELAKQFDHRWQQTIQNK; encoded by the coding sequence ATGGCATTCGTGGAAACACCCAAGGCCGGATGTGCTTTCTCATTGAAAATCGGCATCCACATGGATGAGCAAGGTATGTTGCAAGGCACTCGAAATAAAACCGGTGCCTCGCAACCCTTGCTCTCCGAGGGAATGGTTTCCTCCAAAGTCGGGAACCCCTTTCAACGCCTGCGGCATTTCTCAGCGACGAAATCTGCGATACCATCTCTTATTTTTATGGGTAAATACTCAAACAACGGAGGTCGCAGACCCAAGGCCGACCCTTCCGTGAACCGCTACGTCGTGCGGTTCAACGCAGAGGAAAATGCTCGATTCCTCTCAATGTTCGAGCTGTCAAGAGCCATCAACAAGGCTGCCTTCATCAAAAACTTTCTTTTCCAGAAGCCTTTCAAGGTCTTTGTTGTCGATGAAAACACACGGATTTTCATCAATCAGTTGTCCTCGCTGAACGCACTCTATCGGACTTACGGTGTCAGTTACGACACATTGGTAAAGACGCTTCGCGAGAATTTCAGCAAAAAGAAATGCAATGCCGCCATCGAGAGACCGCGAGAAGCAACGATGAGGCTGGTGTCTGTATGCCTCGACATTCAGGAACTGGCCAAACAGTTCGACCATCGCTGGCAACAAACCATACAGAACAAATAA
- a CDS encoding TolC family protein gives MNNLKLAVLVISLSVMVGVRAAETDSILTLEHCIEETLANNAAVRNAANNTKAAVELHREAFTKYFPEVSATGVAFWTHNDVFQYNLLDIIEIGFINKGKMAGVQAMQPVFMGGQIISGNKLAAVGEDVARLRQQQSNDELRLTTESLYWKLVTLKATRCALEAAIATLDTLDNQVKVAVDAGVAMNNDLLKVQLKRNTYRTEMVDLDNGIKLVKMLIGQYMGKGTDWNFDVASTVPEMIPDFPSKLYIPGANALPMTVDYKLLQKNVEAKKLEKRIEIGKNLPQVALGAGWFYHDLLKQNHNFGALMIGVNIPISGWWGGSHAIKRKSLALENARNELEDLGEKLEISMQDKWNNVTAAHRKMEIAKEGVGESTENLRLNRLYYEAGMSTITDVLEAEASHKESIDRYISAYGEFRVACSAYIISTGQTDEDCKKMSNK, from the coding sequence ATGAATAATCTTAAACTTGCAGTATTAGTGATATCCTTGTCGGTTATGGTTGGTGTCAGGGCTGCTGAGACAGATTCGATACTGACTCTGGAGCATTGTATAGAGGAGACTCTTGCCAATAATGCGGCAGTGCGTAATGCGGCCAACAATACAAAAGCGGCTGTAGAGTTGCATCGGGAAGCTTTTACGAAATATTTTCCTGAGGTTTCGGCTACTGGAGTGGCGTTTTGGACTCATAATGACGTTTTTCAGTATAACCTCCTTGATATTATTGAAATAGGATTTATCAATAAGGGCAAGATGGCCGGAGTGCAGGCGATGCAGCCCGTATTTATGGGTGGTCAGATTATCAGTGGGAACAAGCTTGCTGCTGTCGGAGAAGATGTGGCCCGTCTGCGTCAGCAGCAGAGCAATGATGAACTCCGGCTTACCACTGAGTCTCTTTATTGGAAACTGGTTACTCTGAAAGCTACACGTTGTGCACTTGAGGCGGCTATAGCTACTCTTGATACACTCGACAATCAGGTGAAAGTGGCTGTGGACGCAGGCGTGGCTATGAACAATGACCTGTTGAAAGTGCAGCTTAAACGCAACACGTATCGTACGGAGATGGTCGACCTCGACAACGGGATCAAGCTTGTCAAAATGTTGATAGGCCAATATATGGGCAAAGGTACAGACTGGAATTTCGATGTCGCATCCACAGTGCCCGAAATGATTCCTGACTTTCCGTCAAAGCTTTATATCCCGGGGGCTAATGCGTTGCCGATGACGGTCGATTATAAGCTCCTGCAGAAGAATGTCGAGGCAAAGAAGCTTGAAAAGCGCATCGAGATCGGAAAGAATCTACCTCAGGTCGCACTTGGGGCAGGATGGTTCTATCACGATCTGCTTAAGCAGAACCACAATTTCGGCGCATTGATGATTGGTGTGAATATACCTATTTCCGGTTGGTGGGGTGGCTCACATGCAATAAAAAGAAAGTCTCTTGCACTTGAAAATGCCAGAAATGAGCTTGAGGATCTTGGCGAAAAGCTTGAGATCAGCATGCAGGACAAGTGGAACAATGTGACAGCGGCACATCGTAAGATGGAGATTGCCAAAGAAGGAGTAGGGGAAAGCACCGAAAATCTCCGGCTCAACCGATTGTATTATGAGGCCGGTATGTCAACGATTACCGATGTGCTTGAAGCGGAAGCGAGCCATAAGGAATCGATTGACCGCTATATCTCTGCCTACGGGGAATTTCGTGTTGCCTGCTCTGCCTATATCATAAGCACCGGACAAACGGATGAAGATTGTAAAAAAATGAGTAACAAGTAA
- a CDS encoding DUF3408 domain-containing protein, producing MAKRYDNDFDADAFVENFRAKEAPPSAPLSNTDNSNSTTHEPLSSVQSNHKGRSASKFRNSALTTQTEEYRRRFIDDLTYLCPPSGCSNVRICLEFVKQIRQLQLICGNRKANLTTFINNLLRQHFDECKEAIVKLSKVYDTPP from the coding sequence ATGGCAAAAAGATATGACAACGACTTTGATGCAGATGCCTTTGTGGAGAATTTCCGCGCTAAGGAAGCTCCGCCTTCCGCTCCTTTAAGCAACACTGATAATTCAAATTCCACGACACATGAACCTCTCTCCTCGGTACAATCCAACCATAAGGGACGTTCTGCATCAAAATTCCGCAATTCGGCCCTAACGACACAAACGGAAGAATACAGACGAAGATTTATTGATGATCTGACGTATCTATGTCCACCCTCCGGATGCTCTAATGTAAGAATCTGCCTTGAATTTGTGAAGCAGATCAGACAGTTGCAACTCATATGTGGAAACCGCAAGGCCAATCTTACAACCTTCATCAACAACCTGCTCAGACAGCACTTCGACGAATGCAAGGAAGCAATCGTAAAGCTCTCTAAAGTATATGACACCCCCCCTTGA